One window of Methanomassiliicoccales archaeon genomic DNA carries:
- the mcrG gene encoding coenzyme-B sulfoethylthiotransferase subunit gamma, with amino-acid sequence MAKYERQFYPGMTVPAKNRRKFIDPSKKLEKLRDVAMDDVVKIMGHRAPGSDYRSIHPPLDEGTEPDCSIRQIVTPIEGAKKGDRIRYIQFTDSVYFAPAIPYLRAQMYMSRLRGIDTGTLSGRQIIEMRERDLEKVAKEYIDNETFDPARTGIRGATVHGHACRLDENGLMFDAWQRYRFNAKTGMVEYVKDQVAIPLDKPISVGKPMDEKWLKAHTTMFRADDVDMRADPEVMAQNLRLHTLRTLCGYKPFDVKGE; translated from the coding sequence ATGGCAAAGTACGAAAGACAATTCTATCCAGGTATGACTGTGCCCGCGAAGAACAGGCGCAAGTTCATCGACCCGAGCAAGAAGCTCGAAAAGCTCCGCGATGTCGCTATGGATGACGTCGTGAAGATCATGGGCCACAGGGCTCCGGGATCCGACTACAGGTCGATCCACCCGCCACTGGACGAGGGCACAGAGCCCGACTGCTCAATAAGACAGATCGTAACGCCGATCGAGGGAGCGAAGAAGGGAGACAGGATCAGATACATCCAGTTCACTGACTCCGTATATTTCGCCCCGGCCATCCCATACCTCAGGGCCCAGATGTACATGTCCAGGCTCCGCGGTATTGATACCGGTACCCTGTCCGGCAGACAGATCATCGAAATGAGAGAGAGGGACCTCGAAAAGGTAGCAAAGGAGTACATCGACAACGAGACCTTCGACCCGGCCAGGACTGGTATCCGTGGCGCAACTGTGCACGGACACGCATGCAGGCTGGACGAGAACGGGCTCATGTTCGACGCGTGGCAGAGATACAGGTTCAACGCCAAGACCGGAATGGTCGAGTACGTGAAGGACCAGGTCGCTATACCGTTGGACAAGCCGATCTCCGTCGGAAAGCCGATGGACGAGAAGTGGCTCAAGGCACACACCACGATGTTCCGCGCGGACGATGTGGACATGAGGGCTGACCCAGAGGTCATGGCCCAGAACCTGAGGCTACACACACTGAGGACCCTGTGCGGCTACAAGCCGTTCGATGTCAAGGGGGAGTAA
- the mcrD gene encoding methyl-coenzyme M reductase operon protein D, protein MSSASASEQVPLPEILIFPARLLRAETTEKILNRIYSIPNVRHVTVSGEDLPSVLNAGPGKGQPVNHPERQTISVRGEEVELRLLVGRIFVEINDIDNVPKAMEEIEEVCKELLPFGFNLEVGRYSKFRPTVTDYKKNR, encoded by the coding sequence ATGAGTTCTGCTTCCGCTTCGGAGCAAGTTCCGTTACCGGAGATCCTGATATTCCCGGCTAGGCTCCTAAGGGCCGAGACCACCGAGAAGATCCTCAACCGGATCTACTCGATACCGAACGTCAGACACGTTACCGTGAGCGGAGAAGACCTTCCATCTGTTTTGAACGCAGGTCCTGGAAAGGGACAGCCGGTCAACCATCCCGAAAGGCAGACAATATCTGTCAGAGGGGAAGAGGTCGAGCTCAGGCTGCTCGTTGGCAGGATATTCGTCGAGATCAATGATATCGACAACGTTCCCAAGGCAATGGAGGAGATCGAAGAGGTGTGCAAGGAATTGCTGCCTTTCGGATTCAACCTCGAAGTGGGGCGGTACTCAAAATTCAGACCAACAGTCACCGACTACAAGAAGAACAGGTGA
- the mcrB gene encoding coenzyme-B sulfoethylthiotransferase subunit beta — protein MAKYKDKVDLYDDRGKVIEKQVPLEAISPLYNPAIKRTVSLAKRTIAVDLGAIEKGLKTAHVGGGVLRGREMNLAIVANAEKIAKKTKDILKTSKDDDTEVRTLMEGKKMIVIVPEARLDAGVEYTTGFTAAAAAVTQVILDEFDVDMFQASMVKAAVWGRYPQTINFQNSNLKSILDVPQLNEGAGYALRNIMANHIVALTGKSAMNAAALSSIFEHAASFEMGDAIGPFERQQLLGLAYQGLNANNIVYGITKDNGKTGTVGTVVESIVGRAIEDKIIKVKEKLPSGFKTYTTNDFPLWNAYAAAGMLAAIMVNIGAARASQGIPSTILYYNDLLEHETSLPGVDYGRSMGTSVGMSFFSHSIYGGGGPGLFHGNHVVTRHSKGFVNPVIAAGCCLDAGTQMFSPETTSPLIKDVFGDIPEFKTPLKVVGKEAKKIKDLVA, from the coding sequence ATGGCAAAGTACAAGGACAAGGTGGACTTGTATGACGACAGGGGCAAAGTTATCGAGAAGCAAGTGCCCCTCGAGGCAATAAGTCCTCTATACAACCCAGCCATAAAGCGAACAGTTTCTCTGGCTAAGAGAACGATCGCGGTCGACCTAGGCGCTATTGAGAAGGGTCTCAAGACAGCCCATGTCGGCGGTGGAGTTCTCCGCGGAAGGGAAATGAACCTCGCAATTGTGGCAAACGCAGAGAAGATCGCAAAGAAGACCAAGGATATCCTGAAGACCAGCAAGGATGATGACACTGAAGTCAGAACCTTGATGGAAGGGAAGAAGATGATCGTCATCGTCCCGGAGGCCAGGTTGGACGCTGGTGTAGAGTACACCACCGGATTCACCGCAGCCGCCGCAGCAGTGACACAGGTCATCCTCGACGAGTTCGACGTTGACATGTTCCAGGCGAGCATGGTCAAGGCGGCCGTCTGGGGAAGGTACCCACAGACCATCAACTTCCAGAACTCTAATCTGAAGTCGATCCTGGATGTCCCGCAGCTGAACGAAGGAGCAGGTTACGCCCTCAGGAACATCATGGCCAACCACATTGTTGCCCTTACCGGCAAGAGCGCCATGAACGCCGCAGCACTGTCCTCGATATTCGAGCATGCCGCGTCATTCGAGATGGGCGACGCAATCGGCCCGTTCGAAAGGCAGCAGCTACTCGGTCTCGCATACCAGGGACTGAACGCTAACAACATCGTATACGGCATAACCAAGGACAACGGCAAGACCGGAACCGTCGGTACCGTCGTTGAGTCCATCGTCGGCCGTGCGATCGAGGACAAGATCATCAAGGTCAAGGAGAAGTTGCCGTCGGGATTCAAGACCTACACAACCAACGACTTCCCGCTGTGGAACGCATACGCCGCCGCAGGAATGCTCGCCGCAATAATGGTCAACATCGGTGCTGCAAGGGCATCCCAAGGTATCCCGTCAACCATCCTATACTACAATGATCTGCTTGAGCATGAGACCAGCCTGCCCGGTGTGGACTATGGCCGATCGATGGGTACGTCCGTCGGTATGTCATTCTTCTCGCACTCGATCTATGGTGGCGGCGGCCCCGGACTGTTCCACGGTAACCACGTCGTTACCAGGCACTCCAAGGGATTCGTCAACCCAGTGATCGCAGCCGGTTGCTGTCTAGATGCTGGAACCCAGATGTTCTCGCCTGAGACAACGTCCCCGTTGATCAAGGACGTTTTCGGTGACATACCTGAGTTCAAGACACCGTTGAAAGTGGTCGGCAAGGAGGCCAAGAAGATCAAGGACCTGGTGGCCTGA